One stretch of Xiphophorus maculatus strain JP 163 A chromosome 19, X_maculatus-5.0-male, whole genome shotgun sequence DNA includes these proteins:
- the rmnd1 gene encoding required for meiotic nuclear division protein 1 homolog, protein MLLRTLWSRLGARQLAGSRPVCIVSSTTLTQCLKPSNNESTPRIHSWSSTVTRTFYLNTFNQQCMHKTHVHPAIAGFTNYYSVPLLTLPGTPIHCRCDQARFYSSNIVKSVLKPTLKPVIVPPKGKRPPKGPRTKQPSRSNQPSKKEDEDMMQCIAFATADQYHLPTLSHDLINHGFQEIDLPRDASNVLVISTENAAKVDDDALIFFFREGSVVFWNVEEKEMKKVLRLLEHHEIQPYEVALVHWENEEINYTVGEGNTKLERGNFILSYDMDQQEAVLEKFAFSNALCLSVKLAIWEVALDNFVESIQSIPEMLKSGRRIKLSSAEVMQKIGELFTLRHCINLRSDLLLTPDFYWDRENLEKLYDKTCQFLSINRRVNVVNEKLEHCSQLTDLMRSHLSEKHSLRLEWMIVILITIEVMFELAKMIF, encoded by the exons ATGCTTCTTCGGACATTGTGGTCGAGACTGGGAGCTCGGCAGCTTGCTGGGAGCAGACCAGTCTGTATTGTTTCTTCAACCACGCTTACCCAATGTTTGAAGCCCAGCAACAACGAATCTACCCCAAGGATTCACTCCTGGTCATCTACAGTCACAAGaaccttttatttaaacacatttaaccAGCAGTGCATGCATAAAACACATGTTCATCCTGCTATCGCTGGATTTACTAATTATTATAGTGTTCCTCTTTTAACTCTCCCTGGGACACCTATACACTGCAGATGCGACCAGGCTCGTTTTTATTCATCTAATATTGTAAAGTCAGTGCTAAAGCCAACCTTAAAACCAGTAATAGTGCCTCCTAAAGGAAAACGACCTCCTAAAGGCCCACGAACTAAACAGCCTTCTCGGTCCAACCAGCCTTCAAAGAAAGAGGATGAG GATATGATGCAATGCATAGCCTTTGCAACAGCAGACCAGTATCATTTGCCAACACTTAGCCATGACCTGATAAACCACGGCTTTCAAGAAATAGATTTACCAAGAG atgcaTCAAATGTCCTGGTGATAAGCACCGAAAACGCTGCTAAAGTAGACGACGATgctctcatttttttcttcag GGAAGGATCTGTTGTTTTCTGGAATGTCGAGGAGAAAGAG ATGAAAAAGGTTTTGAGGTTACTGGAGCATCATGAGATCCAGCCTTACGAAGTGGCTTTAGTTCACTGGGAAAACGAGGAGATCAACTACACTGTTGGAGA AGGAAACACAAAGCTGGAGAGAGGAAACTTCATTCTTAGTTACGACATGGATCAACAAGAGGCTGTCCTggaaaaatttgcattttcaaatGCTCTTTGTCTGTCAG taaagttGGCGATATGGGAGGTGGCTTTGGACAACTTTGTAGAGTCAATTCAGTCAATCCCAGAG aTGCTGAAGTCTGGCAGAAGAATCAAACTATCTTCTGCTGAGGTTATGCAGAAGATTGGAGAGCTATTTACGTTGAG ACATTGCATCAACCTGAGGTCCGACCTTCTCCTCACTCCCGATTTCTACTGGGACCGAGAAAACTTAGAAAAGCTCTACGACAAGACGTGCCAGTTCCTGAGCATCAACCGCAGAGTCAAC GTTGTGAACGAGAAGCTGGAGCATTGCTCGCAGCTGACAGACCTGATGAGGAGCCACTTGAGTGAAAAGCACAGCTTAAGGTTGGAGTGGATGATAGTCATCCTCATTACCATTGAG GTGATGTTTGAACTCGCAAAAATGATCTTCTAA
- the ccdc170 gene encoding coiled-coil domain-containing protein 170: protein MEIFKNSDEEERLRMRAAVLEENVKSCELECKASRETVQRLMAELDQEKKKKTASSAAALDSLKEELEGLAVGRRGVETEKRTLGESLDASRRVIEAARRESCCLEKRVEECKSKAQAAELKLQRFLAKVAGLLQEKTEQEFLPTERDVLHHLDNFFSQTVSQVEMRLRHTSEELKKLTALQLSTLQRAQLAEQQVQDLRRQLQSLETERLEAELHRDELRRSNKQYEEFVERLSETMKVDGIDPDLGFDMRLKLVRSRAEQLDRQEAAALVESKTQTYGLKQKVKSQKDQLDRKEFHVQLLRKKVLELEEERRSRSVLSAEQNDALLEARKFKKRLERVQGELRATKLSNTELKAQLTHTNELKLKVTEQSQTAQKLKMNLLLDGKAKAEKKLSTVSSDLQDQEKKTREEQEQLDVLRVILAQLSERQRELLDFQSKVSQTLGLNSTSLSLSNNEIIQLLEELLHSHHHHHVCRHHDATTCHCSTHHSLPLLPDLPEGRFTSDDSVSGSPFAAI from the exons AtggaaatctttaaaaattcaGATGAG GAGGAGAGACTGAGGATGAGGGCTGCTGTTTTGGAGGAGAACGTCAAATCTTGTGAGCTGGAGTGTAAAGCCAGCAGAGAGACGGTGCAGAGGCTGATGGCAGAGCTGGatcaggagaagaagaagaagacagccAGCAGTGCAGCAGCACTTGATTCTCTCAAAGAG GAGTTGGAAGGCCTGGCGGTGGGAAGGAGGGGCGTGGAGACAGAGAAACGGACCTTAGGCGAAAGCCTTGACGCCAGCAGGAGAGTGATAGAGGCGGCCAGGCGAGAGTCCTGCTGTTTGGAGAAACGGGTGGAGGAGTGTAAGTCCAAGGCCCAGGCGGCTGAATTGAAACTTCAGCGGTTCCTGGCGAAGGTGGCTGGTCTGCTGCAGGAGAAGACTGAGCAGGAGTTCCTGCCCACAGAGAGAGACGTCTTGCACCATctggacaattttttttc GCAGACCGTATCACAGGTAGAGATGAGATTGCGTCACACCTCTGAGGAGCTGAAAAAGCTGACGGCGCTCCAACTCAGCACGCTGCAGAGGGCTCAGCTTGCCGAGCAACAAGTCCAGGACCTGAGGAGGCAACTGCAGAGTCTGGAGACGGAGCGGCTGGAGGCAGAGCTGCATCGGGACGAACTACGACGCAGCAACAAACAA TATGAGGAGTTTGTGGAGCGGCTGTCTGAGACGATGAAGGTCGACGGTATTGACCCTGACCTGGGCTTCGACATGAGGCTGAAACTCGTCCGGTCACGCGCAGAACAGCTTGACAGGCAAGAGGCGGCTGCTCTGGTGGAGAGCAAAACGCAGACGTACGGCTTAAAGCAGAAG GTAAAGTCCCAGAAGGACCAGCTGGACAGAAAAGAATTCCACGTCCAGCTTTTGAGGAAAAAGGTTTtagagctggaggaggagagaagaagtCGATCTGTCCTGTCTGCAGAACAAAACGACGCTCTTCTGGAGGCCcggaagtttaaaaaaaggctgGAGCGAGTCCAGGGAGAACTGAGGGCGACCAAACTGTCCAACACTGAGCTCAAGGCCCAGCTCACCCACACCAACGAGCTCAAG CTGAAAGTCACGGAGCAGAGTCAGACCGCGCAGAAGCTGAAGATGAATCTGCTGCTGGACGGGAAGGCGAAGGCGGAGAAGAAGCTGAGCACGGTCAGCTCGGACCTGCAGGACCAGGAGAAGAAGACAAGAGAGGAGCAAGAGCAGCTCGACGTCCTCAGAGTCATCCTGGCTCAGCTGTCTGAACGGCAGAGGGAG CTGCTGGATTTCCAGTCAAAGGTTTCTCAGACGCTGGGCCTGAACTCCACATCTTTATCTCTTTCAAACAATGAAATCATCCAACTGCTTGAGGAGCTTCTTCacagccatcatcatcatcatgtctGCCGTCACCATGACGCTACAACCTGCCATTGCTCCACTCACCACAGTCTTCCTCTGCTCCCGGACCTTCCTGAAGGTCGTTTCACCTCGGATGATTCTGTCTCAGGTTCTCCATTTGCTGCCATCTAA